A stretch of Acidimicrobiales bacterium DNA encodes these proteins:
- a CDS encoding GPGG-motif small membrane protein: MNATVLWIIAAVLVVVGIVQLFQGQILFGVALIVLGCLVGPGGVSIFRRTA, encoded by the coding sequence ATGAACGCGACCGTGCTCTGGATCATCGCCGCCGTCCTCGTCGTCGTCGGGATCGTCCAGCTCTTCCAAGGGCAGATCCTCTTCGGCGTGGCCTTGATCGTCCTTGGCTGCCTCGTGGGGCCAGGTGGTGTCTCGATCTTCCGTCGCACCGCCTGA
- a CDS encoding alpha/beta fold hydrolase: MRLLLLAVLVMSLAGAACSSGSDDAGDGTSGTSTSTGEGSAGGGRTDGGEGTGDADGTDPRPALPDEVALPIVFVHGFAGSAQQYESQAMRFVANGYPQERIIAYDHDGAGVDFDAYVAGVAEVVDEALATFEVEQVYLVGHSRGTGVSSTYLADPARAAKVAKYVAIDGQPCPDVVPCLAPTQEALPGQAHVEVATSKESFAMQYEFLVGEEPEVVDIVPQRAPVEISGRAVNFPANTGRQADLAIWEIDPDTGARSGDDPHATFELGPDGEFGPVELATGAHYEYALSTDDSPVTHHLYLQPYVRSSHLVRLLSSPPDGPTRANTNVGEDHTALIAIRMREWYAEGDARDVLEISVDGSEPVDAITDFVGNDTIGLHIHDDAATPGETTLAPLPYFSEQPFQSGIDVSLPASPDGSGTITVTNLPRGDARRPQILNVPRWPSSTHAVSVVFSDWEVDGAA, from the coding sequence GTGCGCCTGCTCCTCCTCGCCGTCCTCGTGATGTCGCTGGCGGGGGCGGCCTGCTCCTCCGGGTCCGACGACGCCGGCGACGGGACGTCCGGGACGAGCACGTCCACCGGGGAGGGCTCTGCGGGGGGCGGCCGCACCGACGGTGGCGAGGGGACCGGCGACGCCGACGGCACCGACCCACGGCCGGCGCTCCCCGATGAGGTGGCGCTGCCCATCGTGTTCGTGCACGGCTTCGCCGGTTCGGCCCAGCAGTACGAGTCGCAGGCCATGCGCTTCGTGGCCAACGGCTACCCGCAGGAGCGGATCATCGCCTACGACCACGACGGGGCCGGGGTCGACTTCGACGCCTACGTCGCAGGGGTGGCCGAGGTGGTCGACGAGGCGCTGGCCACCTTCGAGGTCGAGCAGGTGTACCTGGTGGGCCACTCGCGCGGGACGGGGGTCTCGAGCACCTACCTCGCAGATCCCGCCCGAGCGGCGAAGGTCGCGAAGTACGTCGCCATCGACGGCCAGCCGTGCCCCGACGTGGTGCCGTGCCTGGCCCCAACCCAAGAGGCCCTTCCGGGCCAGGCCCACGTCGAGGTGGCCACCTCGAAGGAGTCCTTCGCCATGCAGTACGAGTTCCTGGTCGGTGAGGAGCCCGAGGTGGTCGACATCGTGCCCCAGCGCGCCCCGGTCGAGATCTCGGGGCGGGCGGTGAACTTCCCGGCCAACACCGGCCGCCAGGCCGACCTGGCCATCTGGGAGATCGACCCCGACACCGGTGCCCGCTCCGGTGACGACCCCCACGCCACCTTCGAGCTCGGGCCCGACGGCGAGTTCGGGCCCGTCGAGCTCGCCACCGGCGCCCACTACGAGTACGCCCTCTCGACGGACGACTCGCCGGTGACGCACCACCTCTACCTGCAGCCCTACGTGCGCAGCAGCCACCTGGTCCGACTGCTGTCCTCGCCCCCCGACGGCCCGACCCGGGCGAACACGAACGTCGGAGAGGACCACACGGCGCTCATCGCCATCCGCATGCGCGAGTGGTACGCCGAGGGGGACGCCCGCGACGTCCTGGAGATCAGCGTCGATGGGAGCGAGCCGGTGGACGCCATCACCGACTTCGTGGGCAACGACACCATCGGCCTCCACATCCACGACGACGCCGCCACCCCCGGGGAGACGACGCTGGCTCCGCTCCCCTACTTCTCGGAGCAGCCCTTCCAGAGCGGCATCGACGTGTCCCTGCCAGCATCTCCTGACGGGAGCGGGACCATCACCGTCACGAACCTGCCCCGCGGAGACGCCCGCCGGCCTCAGATCCTCAACGTGCCCCGCTGGCCGTCCAGCACCCATGCGGTCAGCGTCGTGTTCAGCGACTGGGAGGTCGACGGCGCGGCGTGA
- a CDS encoding EAL domain-containing protein, translating into MGKRPGAPPRHDTPSRPGPFEGRSRRRHLWAAVAALLVVGGTVGAAVAAESVAQNAAGEARQAFDQSSAEIASRLQTTIHDEESLVVNAGAFVLEHPDATYPELQQWMTTVQAFERYPELEALAHLVIVPASDLDAYVTAKNLSAGVDEPGAGFEVTPPGKRPFYCLVAVGDLRDLTSVPPAGLDYCAAPDVAASIVRARDTGQSSYEPIVDANGLTRLGAQVPIYLGGAVPTTQAARRAGFVGVLGMTLDQTAVLERALTDHRGLAVTMHYDGATTDVAFSAGQVPEGAQASTISLNNGWTVKTFGTVASGDILSNDDATALLVTGVMVSILLGLLVLVLGTGQQRALRLVGEKTGELRHQASHDALTGLPNRALIMDRIEQLLARNRRNKTEGAVLFIDLDEFKKVNDTLGHEAGDQLLMAVSARLRSTLRDADTIGRMGGDEFVVLLDGGRLEVAPELVASRVLDVMRQPFELTGVTMPLIVNTSIGIALGDRATAGELLRDADVALYEAKDAGRDRYEFFHPGMQTGILQRIELEFDLRSALDEGQFHLVYQPIYDLEDLTLIGVEALLRWDHPSRGLTQPDEFIPILEHTGQINDVGRWALHQACEQMAAWHAAGNILDISVNVSGRQLDKDDILGHIRDALATSGLDPTSLIIEVTETALMRNAEATAGRLRAIKDLGVRVAVDDFGTGYSSLAYLQQFPVDCLKIDRMFTSAIATSPESKALIGTLVQLGKDLGLKTLAEGVETVEEMDLLRGQHVNEAQGFLLSRPLDPHTLEAQLLAPARPPTPTSDVTD; encoded by the coding sequence ATGGGCAAGCGCCCAGGAGCCCCGCCGAGACACGACACACCGTCGCGTCCGGGACCTTTCGAGGGGCGTTCCCGACGGCGTCACCTCTGGGCCGCGGTCGCCGCCCTCCTGGTCGTCGGAGGCACCGTGGGCGCGGCCGTCGCCGCCGAGTCCGTGGCCCAGAACGCCGCCGGCGAGGCGCGCCAGGCGTTCGATCAGTCGTCGGCCGAGATCGCGTCACGCCTGCAGACGACGATCCATGACGAGGAATCCCTGGTGGTGAACGCGGGGGCGTTCGTCCTCGAACACCCGGATGCCACCTACCCTGAGCTCCAGCAGTGGATGACCACCGTGCAGGCCTTCGAGCGGTACCCGGAGCTCGAGGCGCTGGCCCACCTGGTGATCGTCCCGGCGTCAGACCTGGACGCCTACGTCACGGCCAAGAATCTCAGCGCCGGGGTCGACGAGCCCGGCGCTGGCTTCGAGGTGACGCCCCCCGGCAAGCGGCCCTTCTACTGCCTGGTGGCGGTCGGGGACCTCCGAGACCTGACGTCGGTCCCACCCGCGGGCCTCGACTACTGCGCCGCGCCCGACGTGGCGGCGTCCATCGTCCGAGCCCGGGACACCGGACAGAGCTCCTACGAACCGATCGTCGACGCCAACGGCCTGACGCGCCTCGGTGCGCAGGTCCCGATCTACCTCGGCGGCGCAGTGCCGACCACGCAGGCCGCCCGGCGCGCCGGGTTCGTCGGTGTGTTGGGCATGACCTTGGACCAGACCGCAGTGCTGGAGCGGGCCCTCACGGACCATCGTGGCCTTGCCGTCACGATGCACTACGACGGGGCCACGACGGATGTCGCGTTCTCGGCCGGTCAGGTTCCGGAGGGGGCCCAGGCGTCGACGATCAGTCTCAACAACGGTTGGACCGTGAAGACCTTCGGGACCGTCGCCTCCGGTGACATCCTCTCCAACGACGATGCCACCGCCCTGCTGGTGACCGGGGTGATGGTGAGCATCCTCCTCGGCCTGCTGGTGCTGGTTCTCGGAACCGGCCAGCAGCGGGCCCTGCGCCTCGTGGGAGAGAAGACCGGCGAGCTTCGTCACCAAGCCTCGCACGACGCTCTGACGGGCCTGCCGAACCGGGCCCTGATCATGGACCGCATCGAGCAGCTGCTGGCGAGGAACCGACGGAACAAGACCGAGGGGGCGGTCCTCTTCATCGACCTGGACGAGTTCAAGAAGGTGAACGACACCCTGGGCCACGAGGCGGGTGACCAGCTGCTCATGGCGGTGTCAGCCCGATTGAGGAGCACCTTGCGGGACGCGGACACGATCGGCCGGATGGGCGGCGACGAGTTCGTCGTCCTGCTCGACGGGGGCCGGCTCGAGGTCGCTCCGGAGCTCGTGGCCAGCAGGGTGCTCGACGTCATGCGCCAACCCTTCGAGCTGACGGGGGTGACGATGCCGTTGATCGTCAACACGAGCATCGGCATCGCCCTGGGCGACCGGGCGACGGCGGGCGAGCTCCTCCGCGACGCCGACGTGGCGCTCTATGAGGCCAAGGACGCCGGGAGGGACCGCTACGAGTTCTTCCACCCAGGGATGCAGACCGGGATCCTCCAGCGCATCGAGCTCGAGTTCGATCTCCGATCAGCCCTCGACGAGGGCCAGTTCCACCTCGTCTACCAACCCATCTACGACCTCGAAGACCTCACCCTCATCGGCGTGGAGGCGCTTCTTCGCTGGGACCACCCCAGCCGCGGCCTCACCCAGCCCGACGAGTTCATCCCGATCCTCGAGCACACCGGCCAGATCAACGATGTCGGCCGTTGGGCCCTCCACCAGGCTTGTGAGCAGATGGCGGCCTGGCACGCGGCCGGCAACATCCTCGACATCTCCGTGAACGTCTCAGGTCGCCAGCTCGACAAGGACGACATCCTCGGCCACATCCGAGACGCCCTCGCCACGAGCGGCCTCGACCCCACCTCGTTGATCATCGAGGTCACCGAGACCGCCCTCATGCGCAACGCCGAGGCCACCGCCGGGCGACTGCGGGCCATCAAGGACCTCGGCGTGAGGGTCGCCGTCGACGACTTCGGCACCGGTTACTCCTCGCTGGCCTACCTGCAGCAGTTCCCTGTCGACTGCCTGAAGATCGACCGCATGTTCACCAGCGCCATCGCCACCTCACCCGAGTCCAAGGCCCTCATCGGGACCCTTGTCCAGCTCGGGAAGGACCTCGGCCTGAAGACCCTGGCCGAAGGCGTCGAGACGGTGGAGGAGATGGACCTCCTACGCGGCCAGCACGTCAACGAGGCCCAAGGGTTCCTCCTCTCGCGCCCGCTCGATCCCCACACCCTCGAGGCCCAACTCCTCGCCCCCGCCCGACCGCCCACCCCGACGAGCGACGTGACCGACTGA
- a CDS encoding class F sortase: MVACGGGDEAGDRASTRSPAPSSVTPSPSASAPSNADVGTTVPPPAPTGVPGGEALPAQPRGTPARIVISSIEVDAPVVDLARNADASLAVPDWEKTGWWERGPEPGQRGPAVVVGHVDSTNGPAVFSRLDELRPGAVIEVALDGGGAVRYGVLRTERFAKDAFPSLAVYGLTPGPELRLITCDGEFDTATGHYVDNLVVFATALP, translated from the coding sequence ATGGTGGCCTGCGGAGGTGGCGATGAGGCAGGGGACCGGGCTTCCACCCGGTCCCCTGCGCCATCGTCGGTGACCCCTTCCCCCTCGGCGTCCGCACCCTCGAACGCTGATGTAGGGACGACCGTGCCCCCACCGGCGCCGACCGGGGTTCCCGGTGGTGAAGCCCTGCCGGCCCAACCACGGGGAACGCCGGCTCGAATCGTCATCTCGTCCATCGAGGTCGATGCCCCGGTGGTCGATCTGGCTCGCAACGCGGATGCGTCCCTCGCCGTCCCCGACTGGGAGAAGACCGGTTGGTGGGAGCGGGGCCCCGAGCCGGGCCAGCGCGGTCCAGCGGTCGTCGTCGGCCATGTCGACTCGACGAACGGCCCCGCCGTGTTCTCCCGACTCGACGAGCTCCGACCCGGAGCGGTCATCGAGGTGGCCCTCGATGGGGGTGGCGCGGTCCGCTACGGCGTCCTCCGCACGGAACGCTTCGCCAAGGACGCCTTCCCCAGTCTTGCTGTCTACGGCCTGACCCCGGGACCCGAACTGCGCCTCATCACCTGCGACGGGGAGTTCGACACGGCGACGGGCCACTACGTCGACAACCTCGTCGTCTTCGCCACGGCCCTGCCCTAG